Below is a genomic region from Brassica oleracea var. oleracea cultivar TO1000 chromosome C9, BOL, whole genome shotgun sequence.
AAATCTGTGATGTTCTTTGTGACACCAAGAATAGGTGTAATCAGGAATATGTATAATGATGTGGTTAGCGGCGCTGGTAAGATTGAGTTATGCTAGATTTGGGCATAAGTGACTATGATGACCGTGGGTAATCACATAGGGGATGCGGGGTGGATAGAGCCAATTCTAGCCAGGCCACATGTGGGTAGGTCTAGAAGTCTAGGTTGATTGATTCTTGCTATGTGATATTAGCTCACTACACAGTGAGGGTACGTTCATTTTGCGAATCTCATAAAGTTTGTGTAGTTTGATTGCAAAACTTGTGATTATCGCAAGGTCGGCCTTCCTGCATCTCCGTGAACACCAAACCGTAGCTCATTTACAGAAGATCGTGTATGGAGACAAACCTTCTCAAAAGAATGAACTCAATACCAGCTACATATTCTGTTAGATAGAGGAAAAATTAAAATGACTATTTTTGAATAAATCCAAAATGTAAAATCATAATATGTTTTATATAAAATACTAATTGAAGAACAGCTTCAATCAACGCTTGCCATGTGTCTTATTCTGGTTGAATTCTCCCCAAACCAATACTTTTTTGCCAGATGTGATTTTTTTCTTCTCTGTTTTCTTGTAACATATTGCCCATAACTTTTCAAATCTTTCTTTACAAAAACAATCAATCATATGATGTAGAGGTTAACAATAGAGTTTTATTATCTTGTTTCAGTATATGCACCATTTGCTTCACCTGCAGAGTTTAACCTATGAATTCATTTCTCATTTATAAGAATTTAATAGTTAAAAAAAAACAAATATGACTCTTCATGACCAAAAGTCTTCAAATGACAATGTCTTTCCACAAAATCAAATATACATTTAGAGCTACATTCTGTTTTCTTTTCTTTTTACTCTTTTGATATGATAGCAATAAAGTTGAAAGTTATTTTACATCTTCATCATTTTGGGCATCTGAAGAGCCATCGTCTATGGACAAAATGGAGATTTCTTCTGTCAGAGAGCTTACGTCACAATCATCAGAGACCCACGACTCAGTGTCGGATTGTTGCTGGAGGCTCCAGTTCATGATGCTAGCAGCCAATATAAGCATCATTTTCTGGTATACCTGTTATCATTGTTTAAACATCCAACCAGATTAATTAACCTGAAAATGCGCAAAGAAAACCAACTTTGGAATATGAAAAGCTATGTACCTCTATTATATCTTCAGGTAACAGAAAAATTGAGCATCCGAGCTTCCTTGCAACACTGATGATGTATGTTGCGTTCAACATCTTTTCCTCTTCTGCTTAAAAACGCCGATTAGAAACCAAACCTAACATAAATCTCTGGATATACAACTAAATGTGACATGGATCATTTACCTGTTCTTCCTTTAGTTACAAGACCCCAGTCTACAACTCTTGGCTCTACAGCGCTCAAAAGCTCCAAAAAGAATATTCCATTAGACAGATTCTTGTCCTGAAAGGTAACCATCCAAATTTATCATGTTTAGTGTAATATGGATATATAGTCTAGCCTCTATGGGTTGCCTCTTTTCTCTACCTTGAAGCTCACAGCTTGAGAGGTTCGACCCATTTTCTTGACTTTTCTGTTTGCCCAGTTTAGAATATCTGTTTCTGTAATTTCTTTACCTTGCCAGTGAGATTTCAAGCTATTCAGAGTTTGGAGCATTGTGTATCTCATCAACTGCCACAAGAAAGCTTCATACAAAACATTGTCATAAGTCTCTCAACTCAAACCACAGTATGAAACACACTATGATCCTTCATGAGGGCTATCTCACCTAAAATGAACTTCTTATTTCCTTGCACAATATCATTACCAGCTACATTAACAAGCGAAAGACGCAGTTCTTTACCAATCTTGATCACTTGGTTGCAATTCTCAACCTTTTTGAATAGTATTTCGATCGGAGGTTTGTTCGCATGTTTCCAGTTGACCGAGCTTGGTGATACTTTGTCAAGAACTTCAAGAAGAACCCATCTGAGGTATGTCATGAAGAAATTATAGTTTGAAGAAAATCAAACCAAATGAAAAAAAAAGACCTGCTATACTCACCCATTTCTAACATCCTCAAAAACATTATCGACATAAGTAGCAGCACCAAGACTGTTAAGCCAGAGGCGAAAGCATCTTTCTTCTTGAGAAGTTTCATCATCTTCTGTGATCATTTCAGCAAAAGAGACAGGTGGATTCGAACTCTCTTCAGACAATCCGTTCCTACAACAAAAGATCATACGTATAAGCAATGTAGAAGAATATATATATATATATATAACTATCAAGCTTTCCTGTATTGACCTGTGCTGAAACAGTTGCGCCACAAAGGCAAGATTAAGATTTGCAGAGCCTTCGACTATATCTTCAGGAGAAAGGTATCTTTTACAGTCTAGCTTCTCTGCTTGTTCAAGGACTTTCTTTGCTCTCTCTGAAGGGTCTTTGGTCTCTAATGTCACATGTGTACTGTGTTCAGGGGCAAGAGCATTTAGCAAATATGCATATGCCTCTCCATCCTCCAAAAAAAAAAAAAAAAAGTCGATAGCTGAATAATCGCAAACATGGATGATAGAAGAAAGTGTAGTAGCAGGACCAAGTTAATACGTACCTTAATATCAGAAGAGAAGTTGGTTACTTGTTTCTCGTAACCAGCTTTCTTAAGATGGAAATTCATCCATTTCAGCAAAATCTTTTCAGGAGCTAGTCCCACAAGCTCCTCCACGTCCTGGAAAAATAGATTAGTAAAGTTTTTTTTTTTTGGTCAAAAAATTAGTAAAGTGCTTTAGCCTTTACCTGATTATCTTCCGCCAACTCAACAAGTTGTGGAGTTTTCTTAAGATTGAGATCAGACAACAATTGTATCTTAATATTATTACCATACCAAAAATAAAAGTCAGTAACCATCTATCATCTTATGGTAAAGTAATGTAAAGTAACTCTACCTTTATGATCTGAAATATCAGCCCAAGCACGAGATGCGGCTATAAAAAACGAATAGTAAGAATTAGAAAAACAGAGAGAAAAAAGAAAGAAGCTTCCTTTTACTGATCAGTACTCACTGTTCCTTCAGCAATGTCCTGAGTTCCAATGTTAACGACGGTGCAGCCAATTGCCTTTGCAGAATTGAGACAGAGTGAAAGGTTCTCAGTTCTCTCCCATGGATTAAGTTCTTTCTTCATATTGATCGCTCTTTCATCTATCGTGCCAGGCACTGCTGCATTTATAAGCTTACTGTGCAACAAGAATCAGAATCAAAACCACTCAAGGTTCCATAGTTTGTTAATTTCAAATTTTATGAAGTTATTATATATATATATGTGTGTACCACAAAATAACACCATCTTTAACAATATCAAACAAGGCATCAGTAGCAGGATTGATTGGAATATAGCTGTTCCAGAGAGGGTCTTCTCTCAAATAATTATTTATATGGGAGATATAGGAAGCTTTTTCGGATTCACTGATCGCGCGGTGAAATGTTGTAGTACTTGTCTTAAGAAACGATGTAGCACCTTTTGATCCTCCTTTCCGGGATTGCACAGCTAAAAAGGCCTGTCACAAACAGTTTAGTCACTTGGATTTAATATCTAGATATTGTATTTAGATATTACATCTAAATGCTGTAACCAAATACAAAAATGAACATGAAAAATAACACACGTAACGGCATTTTTGAGAGAGCGTTATCAAACTAACCAGGAGAAAGGTTTCGAATTCAACTTCCTCATGACGATTGGGATAAGACTCATCCAATATAGTTTTGATCTCATTTTCAACAAAAGTACCACTGAAATCTTTCAAGTTTGCTAGAAATGGGGGCAAATCTTTCACAGTTACGCGGCCAGAACGAGTTTTTGTCGAAACAAACTAAGAAAAAGAATCCGAATAGTCAATATATGTTGAATGCTACAAAAGTGGATACAGTGATGTGAGATAAAGTGATAAGAGAGACCTTGGATTTAAGGTTGCGTAACTCCACTTGTGTGAATTGGCTTTGTAGCCATGGATCAGAGACAAGAACACCAACGTAACTAGACATCTTCTCTTCTCTTTATAAAAAACAATTCAATTAAAACCAAACAAAATACTAGGGGAGAAGAGGTTAACTTCTTAATAATTTTCTTGTTCAAATCTAATTTAGTGAAAGATCTTTTAATTTTTATATATCTTCTTTTGCTATTTCAAAAACGAAATCTGACTGGAACGAAAGCAAAGAGAGGCGGGAGTAAGATACATGATGCTTTTTGATTAAAATATTTTATTATCTGAAGTTGTAATTTTATAATTGTGTAGACTTGCATATCTGACTATTTTTAGGAGAAATAATTATTACATTATATTTCCTATGGCTTTTTATAAGAAAACAATTCTTTAAGATTTTCAATATCTATAGGATTTAATGATATGATACTTTTTCCAAAAAACTGCATATTTCTATTAATTTATATATATTGGGATATATATAAGAGAAAATTTGGAGAAATACACTCAAATAAGATTATAATTTGAAAACTACACGATTTTTTAAGTTTTTAGAAAAGTACACTTATGTATATATAAAGTTACCAAATTGTTCTATCTTAATATTTCTCAATTCCTAATTTATTTTATATTTAAAGTAACTATTCTACAATAAAAAAGTTTTAAAAAAAAATCTTTAGAGTATCTACAGGTCTCGTCTCCTTTTCCATTTCTGAATTTTTTTTACTTTCTCTAGTTTCACAGATTTTTCCTTTCATTTCTTTAAGAGGGTTGTTGATATTAGAATCAAATCATTGGCTCAAACAAATTTATAGGGTCTCCATGTCAGTAAATAATCACCCTTGGATGATAATCAGTGTTTCTTAGTGTTGTTGGATCACATCATATTCAAAGTCAAACAAATTAAGCACATATGTGAATAGACATTTAGAACTTGTTTGGTAGATTTCTAGGAAAAATGAATATTTTGTAGAGAATACAAACAAACATCACTTGTTTATATAAGGTTAAGAAAATAAGATAAAATCTACATAAACTTCATGATAAAGTCAAAACAGATCACAATTTTATTTTATAATATTTTTGTTATCATAAAATTTCAAAATGGTAAATTAAGTAACATATTTACCTCAACACACAAATTTATCTTAAACATAAATATTATAGTATTTGGGTAAAAAAGTCAATTCAGATTTAAGAAAGTGTAGTTTTAAAAAAATAAAATAGAAGGTGTAATTTTGAAACCGTTAGTAGAGTAATTTACCAATTATCCCTATATATAAGTTCATAAATATTTAAGGGAGTTTTAGAAATGCCTAGGGGTGCGCAAAAAACCAAACCAAACCAAATCAAACCGACTCAACCAAAGTTAAACTTAACCAAACCAAACCAAACCAAACCGTGTTCTTTACATAAACCAATTGGTTCATGTTTTACTCAATCCGAATTGTTTGGTTTGGTTTAAAACCGTTTCAAATATTTAAAAGTTGAAGATTTAAATTGCTCATATACAAGTTCAGATTTTTTTTGCCTTTTTTTTTTAAGTTGGAAGTTATTTAGGTGGTTTTCTCTTATTTTTAATGAATTTTATGCTTTTATTAATTACTAATAGCATTTTTTGTAATATACATGGCTAGATGTTATTTTTAAACTATGATGCTATTTTAATAAGATAGATACATTTGGTAATTCTCATAATTGATGTGTAAATATATTTTCATTTTGAATAA
It encodes:
- the LOC106316848 gene encoding fimbrin-4, encoding MSSYVGVLVSDPWLQSQFTQVELRNLKSKFVSTKTRSGRVTVKDLPPFLANLKDFSGTFVENEIKTILDESYPNRHEEVEFETFLLAFLAVQSRKGGSKGATSFLKTSTTTFHRAISESEKASYISHINNYLREDPLWNSYIPINPATDALFDIVKDGVILCKLINAAVPGTIDERAINMKKELNPWERTENLSLCLNSAKAIGCTVVNIGTQDIAEGTPHLVLGLIFQIIKIQLLSDLNLKKTPQLVELAEDNQDVEELVGLAPEKILLKWMNFHLKKAGYEKQVTNFSSDIKDGEAYAYLLNALAPEHSTHVTLETKDPSERAKKVLEQAEKLDCKRYLSPEDIVEGSANLNLAFVAQLFQHRNGLSEESSNPPVSFAEMITEDDETSQEERCFRLWLNSLGAATYVDNVFEDVRNGWVLLEVLDKVSPSSVNWKHANKPPIEILFKKVENCNQVIKIGKELRLSLVNVAGNDIVQGNKKFILAFLWQLMRYTMLQTLNSLKSHWQGKEITETDILNWANRKVKKMGRTSQAVSFKDKNLSNGIFFLELLSAVEPRVVDWGLVTKGRTEEEKMLNATYIISVARKLGCSIFLLPEDIIEVYQKMMLILAASIMNWSLQQQSDTESWVSDDCDVSSLTEEISILSIDDGSSDAQNDEDVK